The Oscillospiraceae bacterium genomic sequence TAATTTCGCGGACGAAGTCGCCGGCATGATTAAGTAAAAGCATAAATTCCGATATCCCCCGGTAAAAACCGGGGGATATCTTTATGTTGTGGTGGTCCGACTATACAGCTACAAGATCTTGTTTACATTTTCTAAAAATGGTATGATTTTATAGGTTTTTATCATTCAATTTTCGGTAAAGCATAAAAAAAGAATCGTATAATGGCAAATATCACTTGAAATGGTTAAATTTATAGTTTATAATGGTCTTCACACAACCGAAAAGGTTTTGCCAAACAATTTGAAGGGGGAATTATATGATTGTAGGTTTCATCGGAGTCGGAAATCTTGCGTCCTCGGTGATTTCCGGGATGAGAAAGAGCGATAGCTTTAAAAAGACAATGCTTTTTCTCTTCGATAACTACCCCGAAAAGGCAAAAGCCTTTCAAAATGAGTATACAATCGTCTGCTCTTCGGAGGCAGAGGTCATCGCCAATTCCGACTGCATCTTTATCGCCATCAAACCGGCGGATTTCGAAACCACTTTAAAAACAATCCGCGACACGGCAGAATTGACCGGCAAATTCTTTGTCAGCACCGCCGCCGCTGTGACGACAGAATATATTTCCTCTCGGTTAGGAGGTGCTCCGGTCGTCCGAACCATGCCGAACTTGCCGATTGCAAATGGCTTCGGTGCTACCGCCGTCTGCGGAGGGCAGGGGATTGATGATAAACAAATTCAGTTCGTCTGTGACATCTTCGGGGCAAGCGGCATCTGTGTAATCTTACCTGAAGAACAGATGAATAAAGTAATCGCCGTCAACGGCAGCAGTCCGGCATATGTTTACATATTCGTAAAAGCGATGGCCGACTGGGCTGTTTTAAACGGATTCGACGAAAAAGTCGCACGGCAGCTTGTTGCTCAGTCCTTCAAAGGTTCCGCTGAGATGATTTTAAAATCCGATACGTCGCTTGATGATTTGGTCAAAGCGGTTTGTTCCCCGGGCGGTACGACTACCGAAGCCGTCAAGGTTTTTAACGAAAGCGATTTTGGTGACGTTATCTCAAAGGCAATGGACGCTTGTACCGCCAAAGCCGAACTCCTGAAGAAATAATTCGAATACATGCTCTTTTTCGCGCATATATTGGACCAGCATGTCCAGCGAAAGGAGTTTGAAAATGAAAGATTTTTTTATCAGGTTTTCACACACACTGGGGTTGGACGAGCCGAGGATTCAAAGAAATTTCGGTATCTGCATTGCCGTTTTGGTAGGCGGAACGCTGATCGGCGCAATCGCTGCAGGAACACTTTATTCAGGCGAGGAAGGCGGCATTTCCGATATTTATAACGGTCTTTGCGCGCAATACGAGGCACCATCGTTCGGCGGACTTTTTGTCCGGTCCTTTCTCGTCTCATTGGCATATCTGTTCTTCTGCGGATTCTCTGCGACATTTGCATTCGGCACGATCGCCGCGAGCGCCGCATTATTTATCAGAGGTTTATCGAGTGGTTTGATTGCCGGTGCACTGTGTTGTTACCGACAGTTTAACGGTTTTACATTCTACATATTCGGTTTGCTTCCGGGATTTATCATCTCGGGAAGCGCGTTGCTTTATGCGGCATCTCTCGG encodes the following:
- the proC gene encoding pyrroline-5-carboxylate reductase, encoding MIVGFIGVGNLASSVISGMRKSDSFKKTMLFLFDNYPEKAKAFQNEYTIVCSSEAEVIANSDCIFIAIKPADFETTLKTIRDTAELTGKFFVSTAAAVTTEYISSRLGGAPVVRTMPNLPIANGFGATAVCGGQGIDDKQIQFVCDIFGASGICVILPEEQMNKVIAVNGSSPAYVYIFVKAMADWAVLNGFDEKVARQLVAQSFKGSAEMILKSDTSLDDLVKAVCSPGGTTTEAVKVFNESDFGDVISKAMDACTAKAELLKK